TCAACCGCTCCACCGCCCGCGCGTGTGAAGCGCCGCGCCGCGACTGGTACTCCACCGCGTCGGGAAAGATGTTGAGCCAGTGGAGATCATAGAGCGTCTGATCGGCATATTCCTGCCTGGACCGCTCCACGTCCGTGTCGTCGAAGCGCAGGATGAAACGCCCGCGATTCTTCAGCGCGAACAGCCAGTTGAACAGTGCCGTTCGGGCGTTGCCGATGTGGATCTGGCCGGTCGGCGAAGGGGCGAAGCGGACGGTGACTGTCATGGGCGCGAGGTATCCGAAGCATGATTCCCTTGCAAGCTACGCCGATGCAGCCTGCGCGTCACGAGGCTCATCACCACAACCATTGCGAGGCAGTAGAGGCCCATGGCGACGACCTGCGCCGGCAGCGCGATGCCGGCGTCGATCAGGTATCCGGTCAGGCCCGGACCCATGGCCGTCGCGAAGACGAGAATGGCCACCATCACCGCCCGGATCGATCCGAGATGCTTCAGCCCGTAGATCTCCGGCCACAGCGAACCGAACAGCGTCGAGGAGAAACCGTAGGAGACGCCGAGCAGAGCCATGAAGACGAAGACGCTCCACTGCGCATCCATCAGGCCGAGCACCAGGCAGGACAGCCCGAGCGGCACGAGGAAGCTCGGCAGCAGCGAAACCGCCGAGAAGCGGTCGATCAGCTGCCCGGCGATCAGCGCGAAGGTGATGGTCATCGCCGCCATGAAGGTGAAGGACCCGGCGAAGAACTCGATCGACCAGCCGCGCAGCTCCACGAGGTAGACCTGGTGGAAGAAGATCGTGGTTCCGATGAAGCCGGGCGCCATCACCCCCATCAGCAGCAGGTAGAACAGAGGGTCGCCGAGCACTTCAGCCCGCGTCCAGTCCCGCGCGGCAGGTCTGGTCGACGTCGGGTCGGAGGCGCGCGGCGCCCGCTCGACCGCGATCAGCCCCGCGACGGCCGGCAGCGCCACGAGCATGAGCACGGCCGCAGCCGCCAGCCACGAGTTCCGCCAGCCGACGAGGCCCGCGACGAGAACGAACAGCAGCGGAAAGATCGCCTCGCCGGCATTGTGGCCGAGGGTCGTGACCGACACGGCGCGGCCGCGCTGCGCCGCGAACCACCGCGCCATCGCCGTCATCGCGTTGTGCGTCATCATGCCCTGCCCGAACAGCCGCAGCATGTAGATGCTGAGTGCCAGAAGGACGACGTGGTGCGAGAGGGACATCATCACCGAGGCCAAGGCCAGCATCGGCATGACGAAGAGCGCAACCGTCCGGGCCGAGTGCCGATCCACCACCTGCCCGAGCTTCGGCAGCGTCAGCGCACTGCCGAGCGTCGCCAGCATGTAGATCAGGCCGAAATCCCCGTGCGACAGCCCGTACTCGCGCCGGACCTCGCCGGCCGAGAGCGAGATGAAGAAGGTCTGGCCGAAGGAGGAGAA
The nucleotide sequence above comes from Aquibium microcysteis. Encoded proteins:
- a CDS encoding MFS transporter, whose product is MSFLVFLRDNMRWLAGGFLLTFFSSFGQTFFISLSAGEVRREYGLSHGDFGLIYMLATLGSALTLPKLGQVVDRHSARTVALFVMPMLALASVMMSLSHHVVLLALSIYMLRLFGQGMMTHNAMTAMARWFAAQRGRAVSVTTLGHNAGEAIFPLLFVLVAGLVGWRNSWLAAAAVLMLVALPAVAGLIAVERAPRASDPTSTRPAARDWTRAEVLGDPLFYLLLMGVMAPGFIGTTIFFHQVYLVELRGWSIEFFAGSFTFMAAMTITFALIAGQLIDRFSAVSLLPSFLVPLGLSCLVLGLMDAQWSVFVFMALLGVSYGFSSTLFGSLWPEIYGLKHLGSIRAVMVAILVFATAMGPGLTGYLIDAGIALPAQVVAMGLYCLAMVVVMSLVTRRLHRRSLQGNHASDTSRP